From Humisphaera borealis, the proteins below share one genomic window:
- a CDS encoding FAD-dependent oxidoreductase produces the protein MNRTLDCGIVGCGIAGTAAALMLAGQGHRVTLFEQTDHVGPVGAGVLLQPSGQRVLAEMGLLDALLPKVEPIDQIHAVTETGRDLVRLQYGEFHPGVTGAGLHRGDLFSLLHGQLESAGVRLMLDTKIVRLRDIEHRPTAVDARGQSHGPFDLVIAANGSRSVLRESAGLHAHVIEYDYGALWTVADVAPVRRQLFQIAHGTQQLMGLLPVGGGRCSLFWGMHRNAIDALHRRGFGRWRDDVLRLAPIAEPLLDRIRSFDATRFVTYRHVHLRRSWRGNVVFIGDAVHAMSPHLGQGVNLALQDAQSLSLAIREETSVQTAFRRHSLNRRWSIAYYAGVTAFLTPFFQSNSRLLGIGRNLALPVLCRCRPTRRMMLRTLCGKDAGQMPINPAAHVP, from the coding sequence ATGAACCGGACGCTCGACTGTGGCATCGTCGGTTGCGGGATCGCGGGGACCGCCGCGGCTCTGATGCTCGCCGGGCAGGGGCATCGCGTTACCCTGTTCGAACAGACCGATCATGTCGGGCCCGTCGGGGCAGGCGTGCTGCTCCAGCCGTCGGGGCAGCGGGTGCTGGCCGAGATGGGGCTGCTCGACGCCCTGCTGCCGAAGGTCGAACCCATCGACCAGATCCATGCCGTCACCGAAACCGGCCGCGACCTGGTCCGCCTCCAATACGGCGAGTTCCACCCGGGCGTGACGGGCGCCGGACTGCACCGCGGCGACCTGTTCTCCCTTCTGCACGGACAACTCGAATCGGCCGGCGTGCGGCTGATGCTCGACACGAAGATCGTCCGCCTTCGCGACATCGAACACCGGCCGACCGCGGTCGATGCCCGCGGCCAGTCCCACGGCCCGTTCGACCTCGTCATCGCCGCCAACGGATCGCGGTCGGTGCTGCGCGAGTCCGCCGGCCTCCACGCACACGTCATCGAGTACGACTACGGCGCACTCTGGACCGTGGCCGATGTCGCCCCCGTCCGCCGACAGTTGTTCCAGATCGCCCACGGCACGCAGCAACTGATGGGCCTCCTCCCGGTCGGCGGCGGCCGATGCAGCCTGTTCTGGGGCATGCACCGCAACGCGATCGACGCACTGCACCGGCGCGGCTTCGGTCGGTGGCGCGACGATGTTCTGCGGCTGGCACCCATCGCCGAGCCCCTGCTCGATCGCATCCGGTCGTTCGACGCGACGCGGTTCGTCACCTACCGCCATGTGCATCTTCGACGAAGCTGGCGTGGCAACGTGGTCTTCATCGGCGATGCCGTCCACGCGATGAGCCCGCACCTCGGGCAGGGCGTCAACCTGGCGTTGCAGGACGCGCAGTCGCTGTCGCTCGCGATCCGCGAAGAGACTTCCGTGCAGACGGCCTTTCGACGGCACAGCCTGAACCGGCGATGGTCGATCGCGTACTACGCCGGCGTGACCGCCTTCCTGACGCCGTTCTTCCAGAGCAATTCCCGACTTCTGGGCATCGGCAGAAACCTTGCACTCCCCGTACTTTGTCGGTGTCGCCCCACCCGGCGAATGATGCTTCGAACGCTGTGCGGGAAGGACGCAGGACAGATGCCGATCAACCCGGCCGCCCACGTGCCCTGA
- the tgt gene encoding tRNA guanosine(34) transglycosylase Tgt produces MTPVSDVPVRYQLIRKDTLSGARLGRVTTPNGAFDTPAFMPVGTQGTIKGLLPDHVAATGSQCILANTYHLMLRPGEKTVAALGDLHRFMAWPGPILTDSGGFQVFSLADINKVTDEMVVFKSHIDGAMVELTPKRSIHVQNDLGADIIMAFDECPPGDAPWEVQRRAVDRTLRWAEKCKVAHQRPTEQGLFGIVQGGVNEDLRGECAQKLIEMDFPGYAVGGLAVGEGFDAMKKVLGFVTPMLPENKPRYLMGVGFPRDIVTAVLTGIDMFDCTIPTRNGRNAYAFTAAGAIRIRNSRFTKDTGPIEEGCDCYACRTFTRGAIRHYFFAGEMLGPMLVSLHNIRFYQRLMADLRQSLADGTFTRFVENDPRCRLGPAAPAEDV; encoded by the coding sequence ATGACGCCGGTTTCCGATGTTCCCGTCCGCTATCAGCTCATCCGTAAAGACACTCTTTCCGGGGCGCGGTTGGGGCGCGTGACCACCCCGAATGGGGCATTCGATACCCCCGCCTTCATGCCCGTCGGCACGCAAGGAACGATCAAAGGCCTGTTACCGGACCACGTCGCCGCCACCGGCAGCCAGTGCATCCTGGCCAACACCTATCACCTGATGCTTCGCCCGGGCGAGAAGACCGTCGCCGCCCTCGGCGACCTACACAGGTTCATGGCCTGGCCGGGGCCGATCCTGACCGACTCCGGCGGTTTCCAGGTCTTCTCGCTGGCCGACATCAACAAGGTCACCGACGAGATGGTGGTCTTCAAAAGCCACATCGACGGCGCGATGGTCGAGCTGACGCCGAAGCGCAGCATCCACGTACAAAACGACTTAGGCGCCGATATCATCATGGCGTTCGACGAATGCCCGCCCGGCGACGCCCCGTGGGAAGTCCAGCGCCGCGCCGTCGATCGCACCCTCCGCTGGGCCGAAAAGTGCAAGGTCGCCCACCAGCGGCCGACCGAACAGGGGCTCTTTGGCATCGTCCAGGGTGGCGTCAACGAAGACCTTCGCGGGGAATGCGCTCAGAAGCTGATCGAAATGGACTTCCCCGGATACGCCGTCGGCGGACTGGCGGTCGGCGAGGGGTTCGACGCGATGAAGAAGGTCCTCGGGTTCGTCACCCCGATGCTGCCGGAAAACAAGCCCCGCTACCTCATGGGCGTCGGTTTCCCGAGGGATATCGTGACGGCGGTGCTGACGGGGATCGACATGTTCGATTGCACCATCCCCACGCGCAACGGCCGCAACGCCTACGCCTTCACCGCCGCCGGCGCCATCCGCATCCGCAACAGCCGTTTCACGAAGGATACCGGCCCGATCGAGGAGGGCTGCGACTGCTACGCCTGCCGCACCTTCACCCGCGGCGCGATCCGCCACTATTTTTTCGCGGGCGAGATGCTTGGCCCCATGCTGGTAAGTCTGCATAATATTCGGTTCTACCAACGGCTGATGGCAGACCTGAGGCAATCCCTTGCCGACGGAACCTTCACCCGGTTTGTAGAAAACGACCCACGCTGCCGGCTCGGACCGGCAGCCCCGGCGGAGGACGTGTAA
- a CDS encoding LysM peptidoglycan-binding domain-containing protein codes for MVRNHTENQANLEVEGTPVAVSDGSATPPVANVPAVTGVGGAKVSTVILPPLQPVAQGTAQPKPAADPFDRRPANTPAAPPAATVGGPRRSTNNWDSLLAEGRREPVSSAALNHTPPPSVTADPIRQVTNVEPIAPRPAQVSGLLSTATGKPYVIRQGDTFSSVAKQAYGAEKYYLQIEQANPNVNTMRLKPGQQIILPELPAEARATRTRTGPFNHEGDNRPVDSRTEYRVDTGDSLYRISMKLYGTPRMCDAIYEANRAAIGENPDRLRLGMILRVPRAPDGK; via the coding sequence GTGGTCCGCAATCACACGGAGAACCAGGCGAACCTCGAAGTTGAAGGTACGCCGGTGGCGGTCAGCGACGGTTCTGCCACGCCACCCGTCGCCAACGTTCCTGCCGTTACGGGTGTCGGGGGGGCGAAGGTATCGACCGTCATCCTCCCTCCGCTGCAGCCGGTCGCGCAGGGGACTGCCCAACCCAAGCCTGCCGCCGATCCGTTCGATCGTCGCCCCGCCAATACACCCGCCGCGCCGCCGGCTGCAACGGTCGGCGGTCCGAGGCGTTCGACGAACAACTGGGATTCGCTGCTCGCCGAGGGCCGGCGCGAGCCGGTGTCGTCGGCGGCGCTGAACCATACGCCCCCGCCGTCGGTCACCGCCGATCCCATCCGCCAGGTCACGAACGTCGAGCCGATCGCCCCGCGCCCGGCACAGGTTAGCGGCCTGCTCTCCACCGCCACCGGCAAGCCTTACGTCATCCGCCAGGGCGACACCTTTTCGTCGGTCGCGAAACAAGCCTACGGTGCCGAGAAGTACTACCTGCAGATCGAGCAGGCCAACCCGAACGTCAACACGATGCGACTCAAGCCGGGACAGCAGATCATCCTGCCGGAACTGCCCGCCGAGGCTCGTGCCACACGCACTCGCACCGGCCCGTTCAATCACGAAGGCGACAACCGCCCCGTCGACAGCCGCACCGAGTATCGCGTCGATACCGGCGACAGCCTGTATCGCATCTCGATGAAGCTCTACGGCACCCCGCGGATGTGCGATGCGATCTACGAAGCCAACCGCGCCGCGATCGGCGAGAACCCCGACCGGCTGCGGCTGGGCATGATCCTCCGCGTGCCCCGCGCACCCGACGGCAAATAA
- a CDS encoding class I SAM-dependent methyltransferase, whose product MIHREIADTNTRPAAVASKWPKTFPPLTPEQQVISDDFMKAWHEVLPSKYGVVERFNHGYAVWHAPKQFTRTLEIGAGLGEHLEHEQLTPEQRKNYYALELRQNMSAEIARKYPDIQSITGDCQERLDFDDGYFDRILAVHVLEHLPNLPAAIREAYRLCNKQTGVFQIVIPCEGSLAYSVCRKISAQRIFEKRYPGQKYKWFIEREHINLPDEIQAELAPYFEPQQRSFFPLKVPFKFCNLCIGLTLRPRASVG is encoded by the coding sequence GTGATCCACCGAGAGATTGCCGATACCAACACCCGCCCGGCTGCCGTCGCATCCAAGTGGCCCAAAACCTTTCCGCCCCTAACGCCTGAGCAGCAGGTCATCAGCGATGACTTCATGAAGGCCTGGCATGAGGTGCTGCCCAGCAAGTATGGCGTCGTCGAACGGTTCAACCACGGCTACGCCGTCTGGCACGCACCAAAGCAATTCACGCGTACGCTCGAAATCGGCGCCGGCCTCGGCGAACACCTGGAGCACGAGCAGCTCACGCCGGAACAGCGCAAAAACTACTACGCCTTGGAACTCCGGCAGAATATGTCGGCCGAGATCGCCCGCAAATACCCCGACATCCAGTCGATCACCGGCGACTGCCAGGAACGCCTCGATTTTGACGACGGCTACTTCGACCGCATCCTCGCGGTCCACGTTCTGGAGCATCTACCGAACCTGCCCGCCGCCATCCGCGAGGCGTACCGCCTTTGCAACAAGCAGACCGGTGTGTTTCAGATCGTCATCCCCTGTGAAGGCAGCCTGGCATACTCCGTGTGCCGCAAGATCTCAGCGCAGCGGATCTTCGAGAAACGGTACCCCGGCCAGAAGTATAAGTGGTTCATCGAACGGGAACACATCAATCTTCCGGACGAAATTCAAGCCGAACTCGCGCCCTACTTTGAGCCTCAACAGCGCAGCTTTTTCCCGCTGAAGGTCCCCTTCAAGTTCTGCAATCTCTGCATCGGCCTGACATTACGGCCCCGGGCCAGCGTCGGCTGA
- a CDS encoding phospholipase A: MPRLFAPIVLMAISLMTSLSHAQVVTTVAAPATDPPPGTPATLTVYFLNTGRQPTAVEPPATIAARLLARDTTIDAVLTRRGNEGSSIVAGGAFRAVNYDLPVPADAAGTVAVELLSPGSPRTALTIAKSPANAVAATRSTVGTTQPTFGLGRETLPNEPALPPNDSGIAEAILPRFSAHEPIYFVAGPDRPNAKFQVSFKYQIFNPEGSWSQAFPPLSGFQLAYSQTSFWDLEGDSAPFLDSSYRPELLWSAKDWRIEDSVVSRLGLQLGINHESNGRDGADSRSLNVAYIRPSITLGETDGLFFTFAPKIYTYVFGMDATNDDIADYRGHVDLKAVVGERDGLQLAVIGRVGDDWDKGSVQFDLSYPMRKFFNDNVDLYLHAQYFTGFGESLLDYNESTNRFRLGVSIVR; encoded by the coding sequence ATGCCGCGACTGTTCGCTCCGATCGTGCTGATGGCGATTTCATTGATGACCTCCCTTTCGCACGCGCAAGTGGTGACCACCGTCGCCGCCCCCGCGACCGACCCGCCGCCGGGAACCCCTGCGACGCTGACCGTCTACTTCCTGAATACCGGCCGCCAGCCGACCGCGGTCGAACCGCCGGCGACCATCGCCGCCCGGCTGCTGGCGCGGGATACAACAATCGACGCCGTCCTGACCCGCCGGGGAAACGAGGGCTCCTCTATCGTCGCCGGTGGCGCATTCCGGGCGGTCAACTACGACCTGCCGGTGCCGGCCGACGCCGCGGGAACCGTCGCCGTCGAGCTCTTGTCCCCCGGCTCTCCCCGGACGGCACTGACCATTGCTAAATCGCCCGCCAACGCCGTCGCCGCCACGCGCAGTACCGTTGGAACCACCCAGCCGACGTTCGGTCTCGGCCGCGAAACCCTGCCGAACGAACCCGCACTGCCGCCCAATGATTCCGGCATCGCCGAGGCGATCCTGCCCCGGTTCAGCGCCCACGAGCCGATCTACTTCGTCGCCGGCCCCGACCGACCCAACGCCAAGTTCCAGGTCAGCTTCAAGTACCAGATCTTCAACCCCGAAGGGTCGTGGTCGCAGGCGTTCCCGCCGCTCTCGGGATTCCAGCTCGCCTACAGCCAGACCTCATTCTGGGATCTGGAAGGCGACAGCGCGCCTTTCCTCGACAGCAGCTACCGCCCGGAACTTCTCTGGAGCGCCAAGGACTGGCGGATCGAAGATTCAGTCGTGTCGCGACTGGGCCTGCAACTGGGCATCAACCACGAGAGCAACGGCCGCGACGGCGCCGACAGCCGAAGCCTGAACGTCGCGTACATCCGCCCGAGCATCACGCTCGGCGAAACCGACGGCCTGTTCTTCACCTTCGCGCCCAAGATCTACACCTACGTCTTCGGCATGGACGCTACCAACGACGACATCGCCGACTACCGCGGCCACGTGGATCTCAAGGCGGTCGTCGGCGAGCGCGACGGCCTGCAACTGGCCGTCATCGGGCGGGTCGGCGACGACTGGGACAAGGGGTCAGTGCAGTTCGACCTCAGCTATCCGATGCGCAAATTCTTCAACGACAACGTCGACCTCTACCTCCACGCCCAGTACTTCACCGGCTTCGGCGAAAGCCTGCTCGACTACAACGAATCGACCAACCGCTTCCGGCTGGGTGTTTCGATCGTCCGGTGA
- the secD gene encoding protein translocase subunit SecD: MSQNYSGRISLILFVLLAALVAIFWPSLANPSGVAFNGNVPLSQKLNLKPGIDIVGGTSLLYEIKVPEGGSPSPTLAEDVTKALKKRVDPNGVLNLIWRPQNPNKLEIQMPLSGASSENARRTKALEDAGAQLEATNVRISEAMVWVERGGEPAASATTAPATAPTTAPSAAPRSIAKLDELSKGSSARRQILLDLAAAYDAIRQADAAIAAARQVSREHTEKTGEPATAEMLAAASKAREDREAADRKFNSLQDDLTATNRSLAELSRLVSLKSDAQRKERLAAIKTADAAYAQRIAALDAYVSAADAIAKAGGGLESATDLKRLLRGSGLLEFHILPDLSAQELTDAQHPGGYQDWVVQLQKFGPRGAPGDNYRWFEVDNPEEFKGGGRMVPYDGRQWVLASVRSTDSLDRESGDWKLVDARPEVDPQSGGRAVRFGFDRLGGQLFGTLTSRHVNKAMAIMLDGRLISAPNINSAITGGTGTITGGGKGGFAPKELEYLVSMLSAGSLPAQLDDEPIFERTVGPQLGEDNLRSGLIACSLGLVIVAIFLVSYYYLAGLVAFIGVLMNLVILLGAMAAINATFTLPGIAAIILTVGGAVDSNVLIFERLREEQHRGLPIRMALRNAYDRAFSAILDSNMTTLITSFFLIMFGTEEVKGFGITLIIGIVASLFTSLYVSRTIFGVLIDKFGVKKLGSLPLSIPKWDEMLRPNIRWTKLVPPFAIFSVVFIVAGCILFGVYAGRGQVMDIEFAGGTAVTFETTEAKDQSTVRGWMADQEKKNPLGLPAPQVVRVGTDGRTWEVTTASTDAIKVREAVLSAVGNNLKADLPSKFLGLGQSIEKVPFASRTWTEAASQPTTPIVIPITPDNLLERSKTVWPGGAIPEQARQYVGGAAIVLRQLDPPIKASEIASRINRQKLQVHTGGSNMTVTSDFTVVGVGGSDQPVREAILLTSEQNVDARKDEAKWRANLVSPLWELAQVAVSSPPQLQQVKNVNASVAGDTKKDATIALIASLVFIMAYIWVRFGNLKYGTATVFALIHDVLFCFAALGFAHLLSGNALGEALQLQPFRINLTLIAAILTIMGYSMLDTIVVFDRIREIRGKYGHVSATVINDAVNQTLSRTLLTAGTTIISVAIMYFIGGEGIHGFTFVLFVGILAGTYSSIAIASPILLVGSKAEDAPAKARGTATVTT; the protein is encoded by the coding sequence ATGTCGCAGAATTACTCCGGCCGCATTTCGCTGATCCTCTTCGTCCTGCTGGCGGCGCTGGTGGCGATCTTCTGGCCGTCACTGGCCAATCCGTCAGGGGTTGCGTTCAACGGCAACGTCCCGTTGTCGCAGAAGCTCAACCTCAAGCCCGGCATCGATATCGTCGGCGGCACCAGCCTGCTGTACGAGATCAAGGTCCCCGAAGGCGGCTCGCCGTCGCCGACGCTCGCCGAGGACGTCACCAAGGCGCTCAAGAAGCGTGTCGACCCCAACGGCGTGCTCAACCTGATCTGGCGTCCGCAGAACCCCAACAAGCTGGAAATCCAGATGCCGCTCAGCGGCGCCAGCAGCGAAAACGCCCGCCGGACCAAGGCGCTCGAAGACGCCGGCGCACAGCTGGAAGCGACCAACGTCCGAATCAGCGAAGCGATGGTCTGGGTGGAACGCGGCGGCGAGCCCGCTGCGTCGGCGACGACCGCACCGGCGACTGCTCCCACCACGGCTCCATCTGCTGCCCCTCGTTCGATCGCCAAGCTCGACGAACTGAGCAAGGGAAGCTCGGCCCGTCGGCAGATCCTGCTCGACCTGGCCGCCGCCTACGACGCCATCCGCCAGGCCGATGCCGCCATCGCCGCCGCCCGCCAGGTGTCGCGCGAGCACACGGAAAAGACCGGCGAGCCGGCGACGGCAGAGATGCTGGCCGCCGCGAGCAAGGCTCGCGAAGACCGCGAGGCCGCAGACAGAAAGTTCAATTCCCTTCAGGACGATCTGACCGCGACCAACCGCTCGCTGGCGGAACTGTCCCGCCTGGTCTCGCTCAAGTCCGACGCCCAGCGGAAAGAGCGACTCGCCGCTATCAAGACCGCCGACGCTGCCTATGCGCAGCGTATCGCCGCTCTAGACGCCTACGTTTCCGCTGCCGACGCGATCGCCAAAGCCGGCGGCGGCCTGGAAAGCGCGACCGACCTCAAGCGTCTGCTTCGCGGTTCGGGTCTTCTCGAGTTCCACATCCTGCCCGATCTCTCGGCGCAGGAACTCACCGACGCCCAGCACCCCGGTGGCTACCAGGACTGGGTTGTTCAGCTCCAGAAGTTCGGCCCGCGGGGCGCACCCGGCGACAACTACCGCTGGTTCGAAGTCGATAATCCCGAAGAGTTCAAGGGCGGCGGCCGCATGGTGCCCTACGACGGCCGCCAGTGGGTGCTTGCCTCGGTTCGCAGCACCGACTCGCTCGACCGCGAAAGCGGCGACTGGAAACTGGTCGACGCACGCCCTGAAGTCGATCCTCAGAGCGGCGGACGCGCCGTCCGATTCGGCTTCGACCGCCTCGGCGGACAGCTTTTCGGCACCCTCACCAGCCGCCACGTCAATAAGGCGATGGCGATCATGCTCGACGGTCGGCTGATCAGCGCCCCCAATATCAACAGCGCCATCACCGGCGGCACGGGAACCATCACCGGCGGCGGCAAGGGCGGCTTCGCACCCAAGGAACTCGAGTACCTCGTCAGCATGCTGTCGGCCGGCTCGCTTCCCGCCCAGCTCGATGACGAACCCATCTTCGAACGCACCGTCGGACCCCAGCTCGGCGAAGACAACCTCCGCAGCGGCTTGATCGCCTGCAGCCTGGGCCTCGTCATCGTCGCGATCTTCCTCGTCTCCTATTACTACCTCGCGGGACTGGTCGCCTTCATCGGCGTTCTGATGAACCTGGTCATCCTCCTGGGCGCGATGGCCGCGATCAATGCCACCTTCACGCTCCCCGGTATCGCCGCGATCATCCTGACCGTTGGCGGCGCGGTGGACTCCAACGTGCTGATCTTCGAACGCCTGCGTGAAGAACAACACCGCGGCCTGCCGATCCGCATGGCGTTGCGCAATGCCTACGACCGCGCGTTCAGCGCCATTCTCGACTCGAACATGACGACGCTGATCACCAGCTTCTTCCTGATCATGTTCGGCACCGAGGAAGTCAAGGGTTTCGGCATCACCCTCATCATCGGTATCGTCGCCAGCCTGTTCACGTCGCTCTACGTCAGCCGCACCATCTTCGGCGTCCTGATCGACAAGTTCGGCGTGAAGAAGCTCGGCAGCCTGCCGCTGTCGATCCCCAAGTGGGACGAAATGCTTCGTCCGAATATCCGCTGGACCAAGCTTGTTCCCCCCTTCGCGATCTTCAGCGTGGTGTTCATCGTCGCCGGCTGCATCCTGTTCGGCGTTTACGCTGGCCGCGGCCAGGTGATGGACATCGAGTTCGCCGGCGGCACCGCCGTTACGTTCGAAACCACCGAAGCCAAGGACCAGTCCACTGTCCGCGGCTGGATGGCCGACCAGGAGAAGAAGAACCCGCTGGGTCTGCCGGCACCGCAGGTCGTGCGCGTCGGTACCGACGGCCGCACGTGGGAAGTCACCACCGCCAGCACGGACGCAATCAAGGTCCGCGAGGCGGTGCTGTCGGCGGTCGGGAACAACCTCAAGGCGGACCTGCCGAGCAAGTTCCTCGGGCTGGGCCAGTCGATCGAGAAAGTTCCCTTCGCGTCGCGCACCTGGACCGAAGCGGCCTCGCAGCCGACCACGCCCATCGTCATCCCCATCACCCCCGACAACCTGCTGGAACGCAGCAAGACCGTCTGGCCCGGCGGCGCGATCCCCGAACAGGCCCGTCAGTACGTCGGCGGTGCGGCGATCGTGCTCCGCCAGCTCGACCCCCCGATCAAGGCGTCCGAAATCGCATCCCGCATCAACCGCCAGAAGCTGCAGGTGCACACCGGCGGCAGCAACATGACGGTGACGTCTGACTTCACGGTGGTCGGCGTCGGCGGCAGCGACCAGCCGGTCCGCGAGGCGATCCTCCTGACCAGCGAACAGAACGTCGATGCCCGCAAGGACGAAGCCAAGTGGCGCGCCAACCTCGTCTCGCCGCTGTGGGAACTTGCGCAGGTCGCCGTCTCCAGCCCGCCGCAGCTGCAGCAGGTCAAAAACGTTAACGCATCGGTCGCCGGCGACACCAAGAAGGACGCCACCATCGCGCTGATCGCGTCGCTGGTGTTCATCATGGCGTACATCTGGGTTCGCTTTGGCAATCTCAAGTACGGCACCGCGACAGTGTTCGCACTGATCCACGACGTGCTGTTCTGCTTCGCCGCCCTGGGTTTTGCCCACCTGCTGTCGGGCAACGCGCTCGGCGAGGCATTGCAGCTTCAGCCGTTCCGCATCAACCTGACGCTGATCGCGGCGATTCTGACGATCATGGGCTACTCGATGCTCGACACGATCGTGGTGTTCGACCGCATCCGCGAAATCCGCGGCAAGTACGGCCACGTCAGCGCGACGGTGATCAACGACGCCGTCAATCAGACGCTGTCGCGAACGCTGCTGACCGCCGGAACGACCATCATTTCCGTGGCGATCATGTATTTCATTGGTGGCGAGGGTATCCACGGCTTTACATTCGTCCTCTTCGTCGGCATATTGGCAGGAACTTACTCCTCCATCGCCATTGCGTCGCCGATCCTGTTGGTCGGCAGCAAGGCGGAGGACGCTCCGGCCAAGGCCCGGGGCACGGCAACCGTGACGACCTGA
- a CDS encoding dolichyl-phosphate beta-glucosyltransferase, protein MSGPLGHPLLSIVVPAYNEVQRIRQTLRDMQSYLDAKGYDYEIIVSADGTDGTREAVAEMALTDSRLSVIGSPERRGKGRGVREGMLRARGLYVGNVDADYKTPIDQLERMMPFLKQGYDVVIGSRRAEGTLIEKQQPLYRRMGSKGFAIVMRGLVGLYGINDTQCGFKFFSRRAAISLFSKQKIDGYMFDVEILRLARQQGMRIREVGVRWADDGDTRYNPIGGTIKNAKELLRIRFMRYDDAVDQTPAAQPALAGSPSSAKVVH, encoded by the coding sequence GGCAGACGCTTCGAGACATGCAATCCTATCTGGACGCCAAGGGTTACGACTACGAGATCATCGTTTCCGCCGACGGCACCGACGGCACCCGCGAGGCCGTCGCCGAAATGGCGTTGACCGATTCGCGGCTTAGCGTCATCGGTTCGCCGGAACGCCGTGGCAAGGGTCGTGGCGTTCGCGAAGGGATGCTGCGTGCCAGGGGTCTGTACGTGGGCAATGTCGATGCGGATTACAAAACCCCCATCGACCAGCTCGAACGGATGATGCCCTTCCTGAAGCAGGGTTACGACGTTGTCATCGGGTCGCGACGCGCCGAAGGCACCCTGATCGAAAAGCAGCAGCCGCTCTACCGCCGCATGGGATCCAAGGGCTTTGCGATCGTTATGCGTGGACTGGTAGGGCTTTACGGCATTAACGACACGCAGTGCGGCTTCAAGTTTTTCAGCCGTCGGGCGGCGATCTCGCTGTTCAGCAAGCAAAAAATTGACGGCTACATGTTCGATGTCGAAATCCTTCGACTCGCCCGTCAGCAGGGAATGCGTATCCGCGAGGTTGGCGTCCGCTGGGCAGACGACGGCGACACCCGGTACAACCCCATCGGCGGAACGATCAAGAACGCGAAAGAGCTCCTACGCATCCGGTTTATGCGGTATGATGACGCCGTCGATCAGACGCCCGCCGCTCAACCAGCACTCGCCGGATCGCCTTCCAGTGCCAAGGTCGTTCACTGA
- the yajC gene encoding preprotein translocase subunit YajC: protein MNGLIATDAVVSFTSLFGNSPWGVVAQATGPSTKPFLVGLLETPMFPIFVIILLLWVFMFRSKRKEDAKKKDLLNAIKRGDRVQTIGGILGKVVEVEKEKILLKVDESSNTKIWFSRNAIFRVVGEEKAEAAPAAKL from the coding sequence GTGAACGGTTTGATCGCTACGGATGCTGTCGTCTCCTTTACCAGCCTGTTCGGCAATTCGCCTTGGGGCGTTGTCGCGCAGGCCACCGGCCCGTCCACCAAGCCCTTCCTGGTGGGCCTGCTCGAAACGCCGATGTTCCCGATCTTCGTGATCATCCTGCTGTTGTGGGTGTTCATGTTCCGCTCCAAGCGCAAGGAGGACGCCAAGAAAAAGGATCTTCTCAATGCCATCAAGCGCGGCGACCGGGTGCAGACCATTGGCGGCATCCTTGGCAAGGTCGTCGAAGTCGAGAAGGAAAAGATCCTGCTGAAGGTGGACGAAAGCTCCAACACCAAGATCTGGTTCAGCCGTAACGCCATCTTCCGCGTCGTCGGCGAGGAAAAGGCCGAGGCCGCACCGGCGGCCAAGCTGTAG
- a CDS encoding ATP-dependent Clp protease adaptor ClpS, with product MAEKSKQDEKESAGGDKGGSTATVAPKSKTKPTPRKNPPGLLPLWKVLLHNDDKNNVVFVIETIVELTPLNVQDAEERTVEAHKSGVSLLLTTHKERAELYQEQFTSKGLTVTIEPAK from the coding sequence ATGGCCGAGAAAAGCAAGCAGGACGAAAAGGAATCGGCCGGGGGCGACAAGGGCGGCTCCACGGCGACCGTTGCCCCCAAGAGCAAGACCAAGCCGACCCCCCGGAAGAACCCGCCGGGCCTCCTCCCACTCTGGAAAGTGCTGCTTCACAACGACGACAAGAACAACGTCGTTTTCGTCATCGAGACGATCGTCGAACTCACGCCGCTTAACGTCCAGGACGCCGAGGAACGCACCGTCGAGGCTCACAAGTCTGGCGTGTCGCTCCTGCTCACCACGCACAAAGAACGCGCTGAGCTCTATCAGGAGCAGTTCACCAGCAAGGGGCTTACCGTAACCATCGAACCGGCGAAGTAG